In Nitrospiraceae bacterium, one genomic interval encodes:
- a CDS encoding PAS domain S-box protein, which translates to MSTPVNPPRSVPARRYRWLPYVIIVMTVLTLAAGLFLVQYVERRLVDATGEQLTLAAAEVSDKLDRMLFERYGDVHMMARAFSLRASDPHYLSEYLTWMKAKYDPVYFWLGVTDSQGAIVASTNTALLGQDESRTEWFQQVRLTRRALVQDVAIHEADNGVETVAFTVPILDSQKTFLGAVTARVTVPTLEEVTTRTIRSLEDRAGFGGSVEYQMLTRHGDVFVDSDLLHKAPINLKTLGLPSVLAAQSGIPGFLEERHLRRGVDVVSGYAQTHGHGDFVGFGWSVLVRMDRQAILAPIQSALWSVGLAAAIVWVPLLVLLLRATSWLRDEYQKAQQERAWASAAEAALLQSQERNRAVVDTALDGVITIDASGLISDWNAQAEKMFGWSRDDVLGRRLSETIIPPRDREAHERGLRHFLGTGESHILNRRIEVLALHRDGREFPVELAVSPARLGEVYFFSAFLRDITEQKEAQTRLRESEARYRSVVNALDEGVVLIDTQGVIRTGNVSAERILGLPLDEMVGRSLSDARWQSVHEDGSPVLGEEYPAFVTLRTGQPCSGVIMGVSKPDGVRRWIAVNSRALMGSDHQTAAVVVSFTDITERKRTEDRLAAQYAVTRVLSEARTLEEAVPKILQAISENLEWDLGVFWRVDRANNVLRCLDQWQPPSLKADPFTVVTWQSVFKQGEGLPGRIWASGKSAWVTDVIADGKSSRSEAAKAVGFHGAFGFPVQVGGEIEGVIEVFSRQVREPDVDLLKMVEDIALKIGQFGERTRAEEALRQTEDQLRQSQKMEAVGRLAGGVAHDFNNLLTVIRGYSELLLGRLPASDPIRKDMEEVKKAADRASGLTRQLLAFSRRQFVALKIFEVNTLVANMDGMLRRLLGEDIIELCLELQPHVGSIRADPGQIEQVIMNLAVNARDAMPTGGRLTIETRTVTLAQGGAREVQGLDPGNYVRVSVRDTGLGMNEETQSHLFEPFFTTKAKGKGTGLGLSTVYGIVKQSGGGIAVESDPGKGTTFKIYFPRVEERPQTVEGAVDTLDPVRGRETILLVEDEPSVRGLVFEALRINGYTVLEARHGIEALLTGTKHMGPIHLLLTDVVMPQMSGPEVADKLTTIRPDMRVLYMSGYPDHPVFAHGGLKKGTAFLQKPFTPNVLVQKVREVLDAVKAA; encoded by the coding sequence ATGAGCACACCGGTGAATCCTCCCAGATCTGTTCCTGCCCGCCGCTATCGATGGTTGCCGTATGTGATCATCGTGATGACGGTCCTGACATTGGCGGCCGGTTTATTTTTGGTGCAATACGTCGAACGTCGGCTGGTGGATGCGACTGGAGAACAACTGACGCTCGCGGCGGCGGAAGTGTCAGATAAGCTCGACCGGATGCTGTTTGAACGGTATGGCGATGTCCACATGATGGCGCGAGCGTTTTCCTTGCGTGCGTCCGATCCGCACTATCTTTCGGAATATCTCACGTGGATGAAGGCCAAATACGATCCCGTGTATTTCTGGCTCGGGGTCACAGATTCGCAAGGGGCTATTGTGGCGAGCACGAACACTGCGTTACTCGGACAAGACGAAAGCCGCACGGAGTGGTTCCAGCAGGTCCGATTGACCCGCCGAGCGTTGGTTCAGGATGTGGCCATCCATGAGGCTGACAATGGAGTGGAGACGGTCGCCTTCACCGTGCCTATTTTGGATTCTCAAAAAACGTTCCTCGGAGCGGTGACAGCACGGGTCACCGTACCCACGCTGGAAGAGGTCACAACGAGGACGATTCGATCGCTCGAAGACCGTGCCGGGTTTGGTGGATCTGTCGAATATCAAATGCTGACCCGCCATGGCGATGTCTTTGTCGATTCGGATTTGCTTCATAAAGCACCCATCAATCTCAAGACACTCGGCCTCCCGTCCGTGCTCGCGGCGCAGTCGGGCATTCCGGGGTTTCTGGAGGAGCGGCATCTGCGACGGGGCGTGGACGTCGTCAGCGGATACGCTCAGACCCATGGCCATGGCGACTTCGTCGGATTCGGGTGGTCGGTGCTGGTACGGATGGATCGTCAGGCCATTCTGGCTCCAATCCAATCCGCCTTGTGGAGTGTTGGTCTCGCCGCAGCCATTGTCTGGGTGCCTCTCCTCGTTCTGCTGCTTCGGGCCACGTCTTGGTTGCGGGACGAGTATCAAAAGGCACAACAAGAAAGGGCCTGGGCGAGCGCGGCGGAAGCGGCGTTGTTGCAAAGCCAGGAACGCAATCGAGCCGTGGTCGATACCGCACTGGATGGTGTGATCACCATCGACGCCAGCGGGCTCATTTCGGATTGGAATGCGCAGGCAGAGAAGATGTTCGGGTGGTCTCGAGACGATGTGCTGGGGCGACGGTTGTCGGAGACTATCATCCCACCGCGGGATCGAGAGGCGCACGAGCGAGGGCTGCGCCATTTTCTGGGAACGGGAGAGAGTCACATCCTCAATCGTCGCATCGAGGTTCTGGCACTGCATCGGGACGGGCGCGAGTTTCCTGTAGAGCTCGCCGTCTCGCCCGCCCGCCTCGGCGAGGTGTACTTTTTCAGTGCCTTCCTCCGTGACATCACTGAACAGAAGGAGGCCCAAACCAGGTTAAGAGAGAGCGAGGCGCGGTATCGCTCCGTCGTCAACGCATTGGACGAAGGCGTCGTGCTGATTGATACGCAAGGGGTCATAAGAACAGGAAACGTTAGCGCCGAGCGGATTCTGGGACTGCCTCTCGATGAGATGGTAGGACGATCGCTCAGCGACGCCCGATGGCAGTCTGTGCATGAGGATGGATCGCCTGTCCTCGGTGAGGAGTATCCGGCCTTCGTCACGTTGCGAACGGGACAGCCCTGCTCAGGGGTGATCATGGGTGTCTCTAAGCCGGATGGAGTTCGTCGCTGGATCGCGGTGAATTCGAGAGCGTTGATGGGTTCGGATCATCAGACAGCAGCAGTGGTCGTGTCGTTTACGGACATAACCGAACGTAAGCGGACTGAGGACCGGCTGGCAGCCCAGTATGCAGTGACGCGTGTGTTGTCCGAGGCACGAACGCTTGAAGAAGCTGTACCTAAGATCCTTCAAGCAATCAGCGAGAATCTGGAATGGGATCTCGGCGTGTTTTGGCGGGTGGACCGTGCGAACAATGTACTGCGCTGCCTGGACCAATGGCAACCTCCATCATTGAAGGCGGACCCGTTCACCGTCGTCACGTGGCAGTCTGTTTTCAAGCAGGGCGAAGGCCTGCCCGGTCGCATTTGGGCAAGTGGGAAATCAGCCTGGGTGACGGATGTGATCGCGGATGGCAAGTCCTCTCGTAGCGAAGCTGCCAAAGCCGTTGGTTTTCACGGGGCATTCGGGTTTCCCGTTCAGGTGGGAGGCGAGATCGAGGGGGTGATCGAGGTCTTCAGTCGTCAAGTCCGTGAGCCCGATGTCGATCTGCTCAAGATGGTTGAGGACATCGCGCTGAAAATCGGTCAATTTGGAGAGCGCACACGGGCGGAAGAGGCCCTCCGGCAGACAGAGGACCAACTCCGCCAATCACAGAAGATGGAAGCCGTCGGCCGGCTGGCCGGTGGCGTGGCGCACGACTTCAATAATCTCCTGACGGTTATTCGCGGCTATAGTGAACTGCTGTTAGGGCGTCTCCCGGCTTCCGATCCCATACGGAAAGACATGGAAGAGGTCAAGAAGGCCGCAGACCGGGCTTCCGGGCTCACCAGGCAATTGCTGGCCTTCAGCCGACGCCAATTTGTCGCTCTCAAAATATTTGAGGTCAACACTCTAGTGGCCAATATGGATGGCATGCTTCGCCGTTTGTTGGGAGAGGACATTATCGAACTCTGCCTTGAGTTGCAGCCACACGTTGGCTCAATCCGGGCGGACCCTGGCCAAATCGAGCAAGTCATCATGAATCTTGCGGTCAACGCCAGAGATGCGATGCCAACCGGTGGACGGTTGACGATCGAAACCCGGACTGTGACTCTCGCTCAGGGAGGAGCGCGCGAGGTACAAGGCTTGGACCCAGGGAATTATGTCCGGGTGTCCGTACGCGATACGGGGCTTGGGATGAATGAAGAAACCCAGTCACACCTGTTCGAGCCTTTTTTTACGACCAAAGCGAAGGGCAAAGGTACGGGACTCGGATTGTCGACCGTGTATGGCATTGTGAAGCAAAGCGGAGGCGGCATCGCAGTTGAAAGCGATCCCGGAAAAGGAACGACGTTCAAGATTTACTTTCCGCGCGTCGAGGAAAGACCGCAGACGGTGGAAGGGGCCGTTGACACCCTAGATCCGGTACGGGGTCGAGAAACGATTCTCCTCGTTGAAGACGAGCCGAGCGTCAGGGGATTGGTGTTTGAAGCATTACGGATCAACGGGTATACCGTCCTGGAAGCCAGGCACGGTATTGAAGCCTTGCTGACGGGGACGAAGCACATGGGACCGATCCATCTGTTGCTGACCGACGTCGTGATGCCCCAAATGAGCGGCCCGGAAGTGGCTGATAAACTGACGACCATCAGACCGGATATGAGGGTGCTCTATATGTCCGGCTACCCCGATCATCCGGTTTTCGCCCACGGGGGGCTCAAGAAAGGGACCGCGTTCCTCCAGAAACCGTTTACGCCGAACGTCCTCGTGCAGAAGGTGCGAGAAGTCCTCGACGCTGTGAAAGCCGCATAG
- a CDS encoding CbbQ/NirQ/NorQ/GpvN family protein codes for MSQTAREVDVGRYRVEREPYYAEVRGEVGLFTIAAKNKMPVMLKGPTGCGKTRFVQYMAYKLGRPLITVACHEDLTASDLVGRYLLKGQETVWVDGPLTLGVKHGAIVYLDEIVEARKDTTVIIHPLSDDRRLLPIEKKGQVIEAADEFLLVISYNPGYQSVLKDLKQSTKQRFMAIEFDYPGPDIETSIVEREAGVARDVAAGLVKLAGKVRNLKNHGLEEGVSTRLLIYAGTLMKQGVAVDRACDVSIVRPITDDPDMQRSIQELVKAVF; via the coding sequence ATGAGCCAAACGGCCCGCGAAGTCGATGTGGGGCGTTATCGAGTCGAGCGGGAGCCCTACTACGCTGAAGTCCGTGGCGAAGTCGGCCTGTTCACGATCGCAGCCAAGAACAAGATGCCGGTGATGCTGAAAGGACCGACCGGGTGCGGGAAGACGCGCTTTGTCCAATATATGGCCTACAAACTGGGGCGTCCCCTGATCACGGTCGCCTGCCATGAGGATTTGACCGCCTCTGACTTAGTCGGGCGCTATCTGCTAAAGGGACAAGAAACTGTTTGGGTCGACGGGCCGCTCACGCTCGGAGTGAAACATGGTGCGATCGTGTACCTCGATGAAATCGTAGAGGCTCGAAAGGACACGACCGTCATCATTCATCCCTTGAGTGACGATCGTCGACTCCTTCCAATCGAGAAAAAGGGTCAGGTCATTGAAGCCGCCGACGAGTTTCTCTTGGTCATTTCCTACAACCCCGGCTATCAGAGCGTGCTGAAAGACCTGAAGCAAAGCACGAAGCAACGCTTTATGGCCATCGAGTTTGACTACCCAGGCCCGGACATTGAAACGTCGATCGTCGAGCGGGAGGCGGGGGTTGCTCGTGATGTTGCCGCCGGGCTGGTCAAGCTCGCGGGGAAAGTGCGCAATTTAAAGAACCACGGGTTGGAGGAAGGTGTCAGTACGCGACTCCTGATCTATGCCGGAACCCTGATGAAACAGGGAGTGGCTGTCGATCGTGCTTGCGACGTATCGATCGTCCGCCCCATCACCGACGATCCCGACATGCAGCGCAGTATTCAAGAGCTCGTCAAAGCCGTCTTCTGA
- a CDS encoding DUF167 domain-containing protein, whose protein sequence is MNLSVVRDTKNGALLTVYVRPSARVTECTGVYGDALKIRIAAPPADGAANSELVRFLARRCSIPLSSVHIQSGFGSKLKRILLKGIPAGRVIAGLNLEPKKDG, encoded by the coding sequence ATGAACCTTTCTGTTGTGCGGGATACCAAGAACGGAGCGCTTCTGACCGTTTATGTCCGGCCGAGCGCGCGCGTCACAGAATGTACGGGCGTCTATGGTGATGCACTGAAAATTCGCATAGCAGCGCCACCGGCCGACGGCGCAGCGAACAGCGAACTCGTTCGCTTCCTGGCTCGCCGATGCTCCATTCCTCTCTCGAGTGTACACATTCAATCTGGTTTCGGAAGCAAGCTTAAACGCATCTTACTGAAAGGCATTCCTGCCGGACGGGTGATCGCGGGGTTGAATCTCGAGCCGAAAAAGGACGGGTAA
- a CDS encoding glycine zipper family protein, with protein sequence MVRPCTAFGVALLFLTACSSAHPVLYPNAHLKSVGKETADVDIEECKQLAESAGAEEGAGTGGRVATGTAVGAGVGAASGAVGGAVVGAAGSGSAIGAASGAVWGLLTTLYYAAFGPSQPNQAYTNFVNRCLQEKGYEVTGWQ encoded by the coding sequence ATGGTACGACCGTGTACTGCCTTCGGCGTCGCTCTGCTGTTTCTGACAGCCTGCTCCAGTGCTCATCCGGTCCTGTATCCCAATGCGCACCTGAAGTCGGTCGGAAAAGAAACAGCGGACGTGGACATCGAGGAGTGTAAGCAATTGGCTGAATCAGCCGGGGCCGAAGAGGGTGCCGGGACAGGTGGCCGCGTGGCGACCGGGACGGCGGTCGGCGCAGGAGTCGGCGCAGCGAGCGGAGCCGTCGGCGGAGCTGTTGTCGGAGCCGCAGGCAGCGGTTCGGCTATCGGAGCGGCGAGCGGGGCAGTATGGGGCCTGCTCACGACTTTGTACTACGCGGCGTTTGGACCCTCGCAACCGAATCAAGCGTATACGAATTTCGTGAACCGGTGTTTGCAGGAAAAAGGGTATGAAGTCACAGGATGGCAGTAA
- a CDS encoding ferredoxin-thioredoxin reductase catalytic domain-containing protein has translation MAEPKRESLDKMWKYVKRFAEKSGTTMHPNPAVTEAVVKGLAMHVDELGKPLCPCNFYNDKAAEAKLRRWICACDEMQIYKYCHCMLFVREDGMPITEYLPEGHEGREIYGVVSDPTPEKGRALRHKAARSPSPLPETQSK, from the coding sequence ATGGCCGAACCCAAACGAGAAAGCCTCGACAAGATGTGGAAGTATGTGAAAAGGTTTGCCGAGAAGAGCGGAACGACTATGCACCCAAACCCCGCCGTAACCGAAGCCGTGGTCAAAGGCCTGGCCATGCACGTGGACGAACTAGGCAAGCCGCTCTGCCCATGCAATTTCTACAACGACAAAGCGGCCGAAGCCAAACTCCGCCGTTGGATCTGCGCTTGCGACGAGATGCAGATCTATAAGTACTGCCACTGTATGCTATTTGTGCGTGAAGACGGAATGCCGATCACGGAATATCTTCCGGAAGGTCATGAAGGACGAGAAATCTACGGCGTCGTCAGTGACCCGACCCCGGAGAAAGGCCGGGCCTTGAGGCATAAAGCTGCGCGATCCCCCTCCCCCTTGCCGGAAACACAATCGAAATAG
- a CDS encoding VWA domain-containing protein, producing the protein MELDHARAQLLTRLAEELGAATSERLVAAFPQSAKIHGILVLLNGLWEVSPKVARAAIETLPELHRRERLGDVVSWLEVCLALAESSGASALKYLKESPLLLGLVERAEDRGSVLSTALELADEDANVTLEYLRTAPQLLTIVPSYELTAWLEIGTELTQVDVVVGLEYIRQIHAIAPVLPLNEVRRWVAFGMELIVPNSLGKPDYMPTIEFLRTSPAILADIEQIPVRSNVVALGAVLADHSIEAGIAWLSESPRLLRMLPSPEWQMKMLQYGALLGEQDPEATLAYLRRCPELIGLIGNSAEAVTRFENWFKAGMEILDYSIEGARAYFALESQGALASVEKALSGVPLRQVARTIKLFVQGLCGTEFAIQALPDSLAPDAPVRATISPDGRTISLPSLLRRYATAEDNTRLYLVMAAHEAGHVEFGTYRLRLEPLADLVAEVRQRYGRTGRAEPQTLTDLFRFYQQPRLVQDIWMLLEDARVEFLLQQQYPGLRRDLQTLAREAVETRSLTHGLTIKELIVDQLLQLSSADPDSVPIHEAIKAEVAVLWPMCRSVQATTATAEEVVRVTHDVYVRLEELLVPKSEMIRADQVDALTQDLGVGPSAPEETSESYRPVTNFVYRGTMNPEFIRRYDAEDQTKQDRAQPDEIDQLASAAGGAQERTASGQQARKSTQTSSEGAVLSGGWQLPAHVEELLALDVDQSPSVDRTGFQDRAIRYPEWDQDIHDYRLNWCRVVERAADERPDDVVAATLQTYGSVVSTLRRFFESLRPPGLKRVAGQVDGDDIDLDAAVRVSAERAAGAEESDRIYIRRDRKERDVATAFLVDVSGSTSRQLTGGRRVIDVEREGLVLLCEALEAVGDQYALYGYSGQGRGQVDFLVIKDFADRLGGQAASRLAGLTPLQQNRDGAAIRHATSKLLAREAKTKLLIIVSDGRPLDDGYRDEYSLEDTKTALREAKRQGIHPFCITIDRDADTYLKRMYGDVQFTVIDRVESLPLRLPRIYQRLTT; encoded by the coding sequence ATGGAACTCGATCACGCGCGTGCACAACTATTGACACGGCTGGCGGAGGAATTGGGGGCCGCGACCTCGGAACGCCTCGTGGCCGCATTCCCTCAATCTGCCAAGATCCACGGGATCCTCGTACTCCTGAATGGACTATGGGAAGTCTCGCCAAAGGTTGCACGAGCCGCGATCGAAACCCTGCCCGAGTTGCACCGGCGTGAACGGCTGGGTGACGTGGTGAGCTGGCTGGAAGTCTGCCTGGCATTGGCTGAGTCATCGGGGGCGAGCGCGCTAAAGTATCTCAAAGAAAGCCCTCTGTTGTTGGGGCTGGTCGAACGAGCGGAGGATCGCGGATCAGTTCTCTCTACCGCGCTGGAGTTGGCTGACGAGGACGCCAACGTCACACTCGAATACCTGCGCACCGCGCCGCAACTTCTGACCATCGTCCCGTCGTACGAATTAACGGCCTGGCTCGAGATCGGCACTGAATTGACGCAGGTGGATGTTGTCGTCGGGCTGGAGTATATCCGCCAAATCCACGCGATCGCTCCGGTGCTCCCGCTGAACGAAGTACGGCGTTGGGTTGCCTTCGGCATGGAGTTGATCGTCCCCAACAGCCTTGGCAAGCCTGATTACATGCCGACGATCGAATTTCTCCGGACCAGCCCCGCTATTCTGGCCGATATCGAACAGATACCGGTTCGATCGAATGTTGTCGCGTTGGGCGCCGTGCTGGCAGACCATTCGATCGAGGCCGGCATTGCATGGTTGTCCGAGTCACCCCGCCTCTTGCGGATGCTCCCGTCACCAGAATGGCAAATGAAGATGTTGCAGTATGGCGCGTTGCTGGGTGAACAAGATCCTGAAGCCACACTAGCCTATCTCCGTCGCTGCCCTGAACTGATCGGATTGATCGGCAATTCCGCCGAAGCGGTCACGCGATTTGAGAATTGGTTCAAAGCAGGGATGGAAATCTTGGACTATAGTATCGAGGGAGCCAGAGCCTACTTCGCGTTGGAATCTCAGGGAGCCCTCGCTTCAGTCGAGAAGGCCTTGAGCGGCGTGCCGTTGCGACAGGTCGCGCGCACGATCAAATTGTTTGTGCAGGGCTTGTGTGGGACCGAATTCGCGATTCAGGCGCTTCCCGATTCGCTCGCGCCGGACGCGCCGGTCCGTGCGACGATCAGCCCCGATGGCCGGACTATATCGCTTCCATCACTACTGCGTCGCTATGCCACCGCTGAAGACAATACGCGACTCTATCTGGTGATGGCGGCTCACGAAGCCGGCCATGTGGAATTCGGTACCTATCGCCTGAGGCTCGAGCCGCTTGCCGACCTGGTCGCTGAGGTCCGTCAACGCTACGGCCGGACCGGTCGGGCTGAGCCCCAGACCTTGACCGACTTGTTTCGTTTTTATCAGCAACCGCGGCTTGTGCAGGACATCTGGATGTTGCTCGAAGATGCGCGAGTGGAATTTCTGCTGCAACAACAGTATCCCGGTCTTCGCCGTGATCTGCAGACGTTGGCTCGGGAAGCGGTAGAGACGAGGTCGTTGACCCATGGCCTGACCATCAAGGAATTGATCGTGGATCAACTCCTCCAGCTTTCCAGCGCCGACCCAGATTCTGTCCCCATCCATGAGGCAATTAAGGCGGAGGTCGCGGTCCTTTGGCCGATGTGCCGGTCCGTCCAGGCCACAACGGCGACAGCGGAAGAGGTTGTTCGGGTGACGCATGACGTTTATGTCCGTCTCGAAGAGTTGTTAGTGCCGAAATCGGAGATGATACGGGCCGACCAGGTCGACGCGCTCACACAGGATCTGGGTGTGGGTCCCTCGGCCCCGGAAGAGACCAGTGAGAGCTATCGTCCGGTGACGAATTTCGTGTACCGGGGCACCATGAATCCGGAATTTATTCGCCGGTATGATGCGGAAGACCAGACAAAACAGGACCGAGCGCAGCCGGATGAGATCGATCAGCTGGCCAGCGCTGCGGGCGGAGCGCAGGAACGCACAGCATCTGGTCAACAGGCTCGGAAAAGTACGCAGACTTCTTCAGAGGGTGCTGTGCTGAGCGGCGGATGGCAACTGCCCGCTCACGTGGAAGAGTTACTCGCGTTGGACGTCGATCAATCTCCGTCTGTGGATCGAACCGGCTTCCAAGATCGAGCGATTCGTTATCCGGAGTGGGATCAGGACATTCACGATTACCGTCTCAACTGGTGCCGTGTCGTTGAACGGGCCGCGGATGAACGCCCAGACGATGTTGTTGCAGCCACATTACAGACGTATGGCAGCGTGGTTTCGACGCTGCGGCGGTTCTTTGAGAGTCTGCGTCCACCCGGGTTGAAGCGTGTGGCCGGTCAGGTGGATGGGGACGATATCGATCTCGATGCCGCGGTGCGCGTGTCAGCTGAACGGGCGGCAGGAGCTGAAGAGTCCGATCGCATCTATATACGACGAGATCGAAAGGAGCGAGACGTCGCCACTGCGTTTCTCGTGGACGTGAGCGGGTCCACCAGCCGCCAGCTTACGGGGGGTCGTCGCGTCATCGATGTCGAGCGAGAGGGGCTGGTGTTGTTGTGCGAGGCGCTGGAAGCAGTCGGTGATCAGTACGCGCTTTATGGCTATTCAGGCCAAGGTCGCGGGCAAGTCGACTTCTTGGTGATCAAGGATTTTGCTGATCGATTGGGCGGACAGGCAGCGTCCCGCTTGGCCGGACTGACACCGCTGCAGCAAAACCGTGACGGGGCGGCGATCCGCCATGCCACGTCGAAGCTGCTGGCTCGTGAGGCGAAGACCAAGTTGTTGATCATCGTCAGCGACGGACGGCCGCTGGACGACGGCTACAGGGATGAGTATTCGCTCGAGGACACGAAGACTGCCTTACGCGAAGCCAAGCGGCAAGGAATTCACCCGTTTTGCATCACGATTGATCGCGACGCCGATACCTATCTGAAACGGATGTACGGCGATGTCCAATTTACCGTTATCGATCGTGTGGAAAGTCTGCCGTTGCGGTTACCACGGATTTATCAACGACTGACGACTTGA
- the mdh gene encoding malate dehydrogenase, which produces MGRPKITVVGAGNVGGTTAQRLAERDAYDVVLVDIIEGVPQGKALDIAQAGPVYGYSTRVVGTNGYDETAGSAVAVITSGIPRKPGMSRDELLATNAKIVQSVVKDLVSRSPGCILILVTNPLDAMVHVARKVSGLPKSKVLGMAGVLDSARMRAFIAEELHVGAPDVQAMVLGGHGDTMVPLPRYTTVKGKPVTELMSKERLEAIVKRTREGGAEIVGLLKTGSAYYAPSASAVDMVDAIMKDQKRVLPCAVLCEGEYGLQNVIVGVPVKLGRGGAEQIVEYELTVNERTALETSAKAVRELCDTVDRLMA; this is translated from the coding sequence ATGGGGCGACCGAAAATCACTGTAGTGGGGGCCGGCAATGTCGGAGGCACGACTGCCCAGCGGCTAGCTGAGCGGGACGCCTATGACGTGGTGCTCGTCGACATTATCGAAGGCGTGCCTCAAGGAAAAGCGCTGGATATCGCACAAGCCGGACCGGTGTATGGGTACAGCACCCGTGTGGTCGGGACCAACGGCTATGATGAAACAGCCGGTTCGGCGGTTGCCGTGATTACTTCGGGTATTCCCCGTAAGCCCGGTATGAGCCGAGATGAACTCTTGGCCACGAACGCGAAGATCGTGCAGTCGGTTGTGAAGGATCTCGTTTCTCGCTCGCCCGGATGTATCCTGATTCTGGTGACGAATCCCTTGGATGCGATGGTGCACGTGGCGCGAAAAGTGAGCGGGCTGCCAAAGTCAAAAGTATTGGGAATGGCCGGCGTGCTCGATTCAGCTCGCATGCGCGCGTTTATCGCCGAAGAGCTGCATGTCGGGGCGCCGGATGTGCAAGCCATGGTGCTTGGTGGTCATGGGGACACAATGGTCCCGCTACCTCGGTACACGACGGTGAAGGGCAAACCAGTCACTGAATTGATGTCGAAAGAGCGGTTGGAGGCGATCGTCAAGCGAACGCGCGAAGGCGGAGCTGAAATCGTGGGATTGCTCAAGACCGGCAGCGCGTACTATGCGCCTTCTGCGTCGGCCGTCGATATGGTGGACGCGATCATGAAGGATCAGAAGCGTGTCCTGCCTTGTGCGGTCTTGTGCGAAGGAGAGTATGGGTTGCAGAATGTAATCGTCGGTGTTCCGGTGAAACTTGGGCGTGGCGGGGCGGAACAGATAGTCGAGTATGAGCTGACTGTAAATGAGCGAACTGCGCTTGAAACCTCTGCCAAGGCAGTCCGCGAGCTTTGTGACACGGTCGACCGATTGATGGCGTAG
- a CDS encoding urate hydroxylase PuuD: MKFLEDPFQTMGAGFALAIVLIIVYLGISGVGAGDADWGGLLLRWIHFLAGITWIGLLYFFNLINAAFMKSLDGPTKNAVIPKLMPSALNWFRHGATVTVLAGILLYLKMYMNGGTGAYALAIGGLLGIIMMANVHGIIWPNQKKIIAAVSAGGPPPAEMAQWGRTALLASRVNFMLSIPMLFFMGAGSHFK, encoded by the coding sequence ATGAAATTTCTTGAAGATCCGTTTCAGACGATGGGTGCAGGATTTGCGCTCGCCATTGTGCTGATCATCGTCTATCTTGGCATTTCTGGGGTTGGAGCGGGCGATGCCGATTGGGGCGGGCTATTGCTTCGGTGGATTCACTTTCTGGCGGGGATCACTTGGATCGGGTTGCTCTATTTCTTCAACCTGATTAATGCAGCGTTCATGAAAAGCCTCGACGGGCCAACCAAGAATGCCGTCATTCCCAAGCTCATGCCGTCTGCGCTCAATTGGTTCCGCCACGGGGCGACGGTGACCGTGCTGGCCGGAATTCTCCTGTATCTCAAGATGTATATGAACGGCGGGACCGGTGCCTATGCGCTGGCGATCGGCGGGTTGCTGGGCATCATCATGATGGCCAACGTGCATGGGATTATCTGGCCCAACCAAAAGAAGATCATTGCCGCTGTGTCGGCCGGTGGACCTCCTCCTGCCGAAATGGCCCAATGGGGGCGGACGGCGCTACTCGCATCCCGGGTCAATTTCATGCTCTCAATCCCCATGTTGTTCTTCATGGGAGCTGGCAGTCACTTCAAGTAA